A stretch of the Prochlorococcus marinus str. MIT 0918 genome encodes the following:
- a CDS encoding transketolase family protein — protein MMPILNKNLSRQWSRIGQRGIYGQSLLSLANDNTNIFAISADLGNSSGLDRFKQSFPERFINIGIAEQNMIGFSSGLSTLGYNVFVSSFAPFITMRACEQVRMNLGYMQSNVKIVAIGSGLSMGFLGNSHFGIEDISIVRSIPNIPIICPCDCFEVYKSLEALSNYQGPAFLRLTGGSPASSIYKEDYEFEIGKSITLKEGKDILILSHGSILSNVIKASEKLEDNYSISCHIENVHTLNPIDDKIFSIIKQYQTIITIEEHSIIGGLSSIISDSLLSFKNDVSNHIKINLPDSFLKSGTYEQLLEKYSLSSDKIYSRIVHEYIETNN, from the coding sequence ATGATGCCAATTTTAAATAAGAATTTATCTAGACAGTGGTCAAGAATAGGTCAAAGAGGAATTTATGGCCAAAGTCTTTTATCTTTGGCAAATGACAATACCAATATATTTGCAATCTCAGCAGATTTGGGTAATTCTTCTGGTTTAGATAGATTCAAACAAAGTTTTCCAGAAAGGTTTATTAATATAGGTATTGCTGAACAAAATATGATTGGTTTCTCATCTGGATTATCCACTCTAGGTTATAACGTTTTTGTTTCTAGTTTTGCTCCATTTATTACTATGAGAGCGTGCGAACAAGTAAGAATGAATCTTGGATATATGCAGTCTAACGTCAAAATAGTTGCTATAGGAAGTGGTCTTTCGATGGGGTTTTTAGGTAATTCACATTTTGGTATAGAAGATATATCTATTGTTAGGTCAATTCCTAATATCCCTATTATTTGCCCATGTGATTGTTTTGAAGTTTATAAATCCCTAGAAGCATTATCTAATTACCAAGGCCCTGCCTTTTTAAGATTAACCGGAGGTTCTCCAGCTTCATCAATATATAAAGAAGACTATGAATTTGAAATTGGTAAATCAATTACCCTTAAGGAGGGTAAAGACATTTTGATTTTATCTCATGGAAGTATTCTTTCTAATGTTATTAAAGCTTCAGAGAAATTGGAAGATAATTACTCTATCTCCTGTCATATAGAAAATGTTCATACATTAAATCCTATCGATGATAAAATATTTTCTATTATAAAACAATATCAAACTATAATTACTATCGAGGAACACTCTATCATTGGGGGATTAAGTTCAATTATTTCTGATTCATTACTTTCGTTTAAAAATGATGTTAGTAACCATATAAAAATAAATTTACCAGATAGCTTTCTTAAATCTGGTACATATGAGCAATTGTTAGAAAAATACTCACTCAGTAGTGATAAAATCTATTCTAGAATTGTTCATGAATATATAGAGACTAATAATTGA
- a CDS encoding YhdH/YhfP family quinone oxidoreductase: protein MENKRFKALVVRRSIEKDYSFKLEDKNLSELPDKELLVRVYYSSINYKDGMSCLGNPSITRRYPHTPGVDAVGVVEESNNSEYKIGDKVIVITYPLGMNISGGFGEYIRVPSQWVQKLDFNLNMEEVMAFGTAGFTAALAIYKILNRIDTFNQKDFIVSGVTGGCGSITASILNKLGANVTGVIRQNKLKNDFLEILQLKETIHYDTFINNTKQNLAIPKWDGGFDYVGGIILNSIIKSIRTNGNVTIAGMVNSSSLNTSLLPFFLRGITLYGINAEESSFSLRSEIWHLLSSSWKPNNLNKLYKVVELNDLPETLHEYLEGKVTGRIVIQHEK, encoded by the coding sequence ATGGAAAATAAACGATTTAAAGCATTAGTTGTTCGACGAAGTATAGAAAAAGATTATAGTTTTAAATTAGAAGATAAAAACTTATCTGAGTTGCCTGATAAAGAACTTCTTGTTAGAGTCTATTATTCTTCTATAAACTATAAGGATGGAATGTCATGCTTAGGTAATCCCTCAATAACAAGAAGATACCCTCATACCCCAGGAGTTGATGCAGTAGGGGTTGTTGAAGAAAGTAATAATTCCGAATATAAAATAGGAGATAAGGTAATTGTTATTACTTACCCATTAGGTATGAATATATCAGGAGGCTTTGGAGAATATATTAGAGTGCCATCTCAATGGGTCCAAAAGTTGGATTTTAATTTAAATATGGAAGAAGTAATGGCTTTCGGGACAGCAGGATTTACCGCAGCATTAGCTATATATAAAATATTAAATAGAATTGATACATTTAATCAGAAGGATTTCATTGTCTCAGGAGTTACAGGAGGTTGTGGTAGTATAACTGCTTCAATTTTAAATAAACTTGGTGCTAATGTTACAGGGGTTATTAGACAAAATAAATTAAAGAATGATTTTTTGGAAATACTCCAATTAAAAGAAACTATTCATTATGATACCTTCATAAATAATACTAAACAAAATTTAGCTATTCCAAAGTGGGATGGAGGTTTTGATTATGTGGGAGGTATAATACTTAATTCAATAATCAAGAGTATAAGAACTAATGGTAATGTTACTATTGCAGGAATGGTTAACTCTTCTAGTCTAAATACTTCTTTATTACCATTTTTTCTTAGAGGCATTACTTTGTACGGAATTAATGCAGAAGAATCATCATTTTCATTAAGGTCAGAAATATGGCATCTTCTTAGTTCTAGCTGGAAACCAAATAATTTAAACAAATTATATAAAGTTGTAGAATTAAATGATTTACCAGAAACATTACATGAATATCTTGAAGGTAAGGTAACAGGTAGAATAGTTATTCAACATGAAAAATAA
- a CDS encoding FabA/FabZ family ACP-dehydratase gives MSLKFTKPIISDQLDILEPFLLIDSIKIDIANQKAIAKRAIDHNDWFFSCHLPKTQVMPATLIIEGMLQTMAMLIYKSIDHKFNRAYIVDIRSKLLASITPKDKEIIYTATLISSKRGITKGYVDAKYKDEKKSEGNFIYASPHLMNIPSNTI, from the coding sequence ATGAGTTTAAAGTTTACTAAGCCCATCATCTCTGATCAACTTGATATACTAGAACCTTTTCTTTTAATTGATTCTATTAAAATTGATATTGCTAACCAGAAAGCTATTGCTAAAAGAGCAATAGACCATAATGATTGGTTTTTTAGTTGTCATCTACCCAAAACCCAAGTTATGCCAGCAACTCTGATTATAGAAGGAATGCTCCAAACTATGGCAATGTTGATCTATAAGTCTATAGATCACAAATTTAATAGAGCATATATTGTTGATATAAGATCTAAATTATTAGCTTCAATAACTCCAAAGGATAAAGAGATAATTTATACCGCCACTTTAATTTCATCTAAAAGAGGAATTACTAAAGGTTATGTAGATGCTAAATATAAGGATGAGAAGAAATCAGAGGGTAATTTTATTTATGCTTCCCCTCACCTTATGAATATTCCTTCTAATACGATATAA
- a CDS encoding AAC(3) family N-acetyltransferase, whose translation MINKDIIFNLLDDSFNNLGDSEHIWLSLDLVNILIPLKIKKKTEIEETLEFIVSYLQNNILLSTIIIPSFTFDFPKSRIFHTHQSNPSFGSFSRYLFERRDISRSIHPFYSFFVFGKDKDKFLDQTSSLTDSIGNKSVFNYINTHKFKILSIGHHYVSALTPIHHTEYLMDADYRELISFNGKLIDPVQDYSKEGTFLFYGRKRDRCKFSGVTKDAVLQYLDNSISNQFIYTRSFYPIGYYTLDLHLSNKYTLENHNKRNILFDMINNLGDNNSEVISKDLSVQLYNKLINDST comes from the coding sequence ATGATTAATAAAGATATTATATTTAACTTATTGGATGATTCCTTTAATAATTTAGGAGATTCAGAACATATTTGGTTGTCTTTAGATTTAGTCAATATACTTATCCCTTTAAAGATCAAAAAGAAAACTGAGATTGAAGAAACATTAGAATTTATTGTTTCTTATTTACAGAATAATATTCTTCTTTCTACTATTATAATACCCTCATTTACTTTTGATTTTCCGAAATCTAGGATATTTCATACTCATCAAAGCAATCCATCTTTTGGATCCTTTTCCCGATACCTTTTTGAGAGAAGAGATATTTCTAGATCAATCCACCCTTTCTATAGTTTTTTTGTCTTTGGAAAAGATAAAGACAAATTTCTTGATCAAACCTCATCCCTTACAGATAGTATAGGCAATAAATCTGTATTTAATTATATTAATACTCATAAATTCAAAATTCTATCAATAGGTCATCACTATGTTTCAGCATTAACACCTATTCATCATACCGAATACCTAATGGATGCTGATTATCGAGAATTAATTTCATTTAATGGTAAATTAATTGATCCAGTACAAGATTATTCTAAAGAAGGTACCTTTTTGTTTTATGGAAGAAAGAGAGATAGATGTAAATTTTCTGGAGTTACTAAAGACGCTGTATTGCAATATCTAGATAATTCTATTTCAAACCAATTTATTTATACACGATCATTTTACCCAATTGGATATTATACTTTAGATTTGCACCTGTCAAATAAATATACATTAGAGAATCATAATAAGAGAAATATTTTATTTGATATGATAAATAATTTAGGAGATAACAACTCTGAAGTTATTTCAAAGGATTTGTCTGTACAATTATATAATAAGTTGATAAATGATTCTACTTAA
- a CDS encoding galactose oxidase has translation MFQSSTNKISPQKRYPEEDAWEYIEERKLKRSYSSCVCMTCNYFDYSCDRHCRTLLICRIQERLIPHGDHLISRCPLWNKPIQPLKYDYPDAA, from the coding sequence ATGTTTCAAAGTTCCACCAACAAAATATCACCTCAAAAGCGATACCCTGAAGAAGATGCATGGGAATATATTGAAGAAAGAAAACTAAAGCGATCATATTCATCTTGTGTTTGCATGACATGTAATTATTTTGACTACTCTTGTGATAGGCATTGTCGAACTCTCCTGATTTGCAGAATTCAAGAAAGACTTATACCTCATGGAGACCACTTAATTAGTAGATGTCCACTTTGGAATAAACCAATACAACCTTTAAAGTATGATTATCCAGACGCAGCTTAA
- a CDS encoding DUP family protein yields the protein MESINHGSDPLKDFTDKQLSDLEESIDILEQEDANMICQDLEDKKRMISTKKPFMRLRKSPVEIFNRLLFLVFLGSFIFSFFLVYNYNSWCFFFYLISAFSCILYTPNRKAIKELLDAWPNILTLIKNKN from the coding sequence ATGGAATCCATTAATCATGGTTCAGACCCTTTAAAAGATTTTACCGATAAACAATTATCTGATCTAGAGGAATCTATTGATATTTTGGAACAAGAAGATGCCAATATGATATGTCAAGACTTAGAGGATAAAAAAAGAATGATATCTACTAAGAAACCTTTTATGAGACTCCGAAAATCACCAGTTGAAATTTTTAACCGTCTTTTATTTTTAGTATTCCTTGGTAGTTTTATATTTTCATTTTTCTTAGTTTACAACTATAATTCCTGGTGTTTTTTCTTTTATTTAATTAGCGCTTTCTCTTGTATTTTATATACACCAAATAGAAAAGCTATTAAGGAACTATTAGATGCTTGGCCAAATATCTTAACCCTTATAAAGAATAAAAATTAA
- a CDS encoding DUF3303 domain-containing protein produces the protein MQLYLVDAQFPNIENQIAAYKQFVDVWESGEMAKQDKFEGFEMLFRVHAPGEGRVVLLCKASSDKELFSHFAPWRAKFGIHMEMSPVISCQNVVDYHKDLFQKMG, from the coding sequence ATGCAGCTTTACCTAGTTGACGCACAATTCCCAAATATCGAGAACCAAATAGCTGCTTATAAGCAGTTTGTAGATGTTTGGGAGAGCGGTGAAATGGCTAAACAGGATAAATTTGAAGGCTTTGAAATGCTATTTCGTGTACACGCTCCAGGGGAAGGACGTGTAGTTCTACTTTGCAAAGCAAGTAGTGATAAGGAATTGTTTTCTCATTTCGCCCCATGGCGCGCAAAATTTGGAATTCATATGGAGATGAGTCCAGTTATAAGTTGCCAGAATGTGGTTGACTACCACAAAGATCTATTTCAGAAAATGGGTTAG
- a CDS encoding MBL fold metallo-hydrolase, translating to MANKNKRLSQNVVGPFFVDASCINCGSCWQIAPKNFSQTNANTAFVHKQPIQEKEIYKAILALTDCPVGAIGAPTDIISNVSNNIFPIFVAKNFAGEVYYCGWSSSLSFGASSWLIVRPEGNILIDSPRWSTSLAKTIDKMGRIDQMVLTHRDDVADHAKWSKAFKCERWIHKDDMDAAPESENQLIGMDLISIGNQITLIPVPGHTKGSIVAVLGDQKQILFSGDHLWWNPKKEVLVASKEYCWWNWTEQLKSVKRLLNLDVRWLLPGHGYAKQFEPGEWKKAVEQTLEYEKKHKNLL from the coding sequence ATGGCTAACAAGAATAAGCGTTTAAGTCAAAATGTAGTCGGACCATTTTTTGTTGATGCAAGCTGTATAAACTGCGGAAGTTGCTGGCAAATTGCCCCTAAAAACTTTTCGCAAACAAACGCTAATACTGCTTTCGTTCATAAGCAACCAATTCAAGAAAAAGAAATTTATAAAGCTATTTTAGCTCTTACTGATTGCCCTGTCGGAGCAATTGGTGCTCCCACAGATATCATTTCCAATGTCTCTAATAATATTTTCCCAATCTTTGTGGCAAAAAACTTTGCAGGTGAGGTGTATTACTGTGGTTGGAGTTCCAGCCTTAGTTTTGGTGCAAGTAGTTGGCTGATTGTTAGACCCGAAGGCAATATATTAATTGATTCACCTCGATGGAGTACTTCACTTGCTAAGACAATAGATAAAATGGGAAGAATCGATCAAATGGTTCTAACTCATCGAGATGATGTGGCCGATCATGCTAAATGGTCTAAAGCATTCAAATGTGAAAGATGGATTCATAAAGACGATATGGATGCGGCTCCTGAATCAGAAAACCAATTAATAGGAATGGATTTAATTTCTATTGGAAATCAAATCACATTGATTCCTGTTCCAGGGCATACCAAAGGTTCTATAGTTGCTGTACTTGGTGATCAAAAACAAATACTTTTCAGTGGGGACCACCTTTGGTGGAATCCAAAAAAGGAAGTATTAGTTGCTTCTAAAGAATACTGTTGGTGGAATTGGACTGAACAATTGAAATCTGTCAAAAGGCTTTTAAATCTAGATGTAAGATGGTTATTACCGGGGCACGGATATGCTAAGCAATTTGAACCAGGAGAATGGAAGAAAGCGGTAGAACAGACACTCGAATATGAAAAAAAACATAAAAATTTACTCTAA
- a CDS encoding SemiSWEET family sugar transporter, with the protein MNDLFPDIFGFLAALLTSIAFLPQVIKIWKTKNAEDISITMLVIFISGLLFWIIYAIKKNDLPVLLANLTTLVLNSIILGLKLVYKVKSKI; encoded by the coding sequence ATGAATGATTTATTTCCAGACATCTTCGGCTTTTTAGCCGCTTTATTAACGTCAATTGCATTTCTTCCTCAGGTAATTAAGATTTGGAAGACCAAGAATGCTGAAGATATATCGATCACAATGCTTGTAATTTTCATCAGTGGACTTTTATTTTGGATTATCTATGCAATTAAAAAGAATGATCTACCAGTCTTACTTGCAAATCTTACTACTTTAGTTTTGAATAGTATAATTCTTGGTTTAAAATTAGTTTATAAAGTTAAAAGTAAAATATAA
- a CDS encoding amino acid ABC transporter ATP-binding protein, with translation MKTVIKANNLIKTYTRGFHALDNVSIDINHGEVLVVMGPSGSGKSTLIRTFNGLESFDSGNLKILDITINPRSNNDQKIRRIRRRVGMVFQQFNLFPHLSIIENITLAPIKVQNRQRADAEKQALELLHQMGIAAQAKKYPSQLSGGEQQRVAIARALALNPEILLFDEPTSALDPERVNEVLDAMRTLAKQGMTMVVVTHEINFAKEVGDRILFMDSGKIVEISSPEIFFSNAKEERSRRFLNQINNA, from the coding sequence ATGAAAACTGTTATAAAAGCAAATAATCTAATTAAAACGTACACCAGAGGTTTTCATGCTCTTGATAATGTTTCTATTGACATAAACCATGGAGAAGTTCTTGTTGTAATGGGGCCTTCAGGGTCAGGAAAAAGCACGCTAATTCGTACATTTAATGGGCTAGAGAGCTTTGATTCTGGAAATTTAAAAATACTAGATATTACAATTAATCCAAGAAGTAATAATGATCAAAAAATCCGCAGAATTCGACGAAGAGTTGGAATGGTATTTCAACAATTTAATTTATTCCCCCACCTATCTATTATTGAGAATATAACTCTTGCCCCTATTAAAGTACAAAACCGTCAAAGAGCAGATGCTGAAAAGCAGGCATTAGAACTTCTACATCAAATGGGTATAGCTGCACAAGCGAAAAAATATCCAAGTCAACTTAGTGGAGGTGAACAACAAAGAGTAGCTATAGCAAGGGCTCTGGCCTTAAACCCCGAAATACTTTTATTTGACGAGCCTACTAGTGCACTAGATCCAGAGCGTGTCAATGAAGTACTAGATGCTATGCGCACTCTTGCAAAACAAGGTATGACCATGGTTGTAGTTACTCATGAAATTAACTTTGCAAAGGAAGTAGGCGATAGAATTTTATTCATGGATTCTGGCAAAATTGTAGAAATTTCTTCGCCAGAGATATTCTTTTCAAATGCAAAAGAAGAAAGGAGCAGGAGATTCCTCAATCAAATTAACAACGCATAA